GGGAGATGGATTCGGAACTTTCGGAACTTTGGATGGTGGCTTTATCGATTCCCGCATGAATGTGGATAAATTCTGGGATGAAATGATTCGTTACTATTCAAATATCGTAGGAAAATATGGCTCTCCGGTGCAGAAGGCGCTTCAAAAACTGAGAGGACTGAATATATCAGCCATTTGTTCCACCCACGGACCAGTGTGGATGGAGAACATCTGTAAGGTAATTGACCTCTACGATAAGCTAAGCCGCTATGAAGCCGAAGAGGGGGTGGTTATCGTCTATGGAAGCATGTACGGCAATACCGAACAGATGGCGGAAACCATCGCGTCGGAACTCTCGGCCTGCGGAATTAAAAACATCGTGATGCACAATGTTTCCAAATCGAACCCATCATACATCCTGACAGATGTCTTTAAATACAAAGGATTGATTATCGGAAGCCCTACTTACAGCAATCAGCTTTTCCCGGAAATTGAATCAATCCTCTCTAAGATTGAGGTGAGGGATGTGAAGGGACGCTACCTGGGTTACTTCGGTTCTTTCTGCTGGGCAGGTGCAGCCGTAAAGAGACTGGCCGAATATGCCGAAAAGAGCAAATTCGAAATCGTGGGCGATCCGGTGGAGATGAAGCAAAGCATGAAAGATATTACCTATACTCAGTGCGAAAACCTGGCAAAAGCCATGGCCGATCGCCTGAAAAAAGACAGAATATAAATTATTTAAAATATTAATACTTAAAGCATTATTGTTATGAGACTAATCATTCAACCTGATTATCAGAAAATTTCTCAGTGGGCTGCAAATTATGTAGCAGCAAAAATCAACAAGGCTTGTCCTACTGCTGAAAAACCATTTGTGTTAGGCTTGCCTACAGGTTCTTCTCCTCTTGGAATGTACAAAGCATTGATCGATTTATATAAGAAAGGCGTTGTTTCTTTCAAGAACGTGGTAACTTTCAACATGGACGAGTATGTTGGACTTCCAAAAGAACACCCTGAAAGCTATCACTCATTTATGTGGAACAACTTCTTCAATCATATCGATATCGTTGCTTCCAATGTAAATATCCTGAACGGAAATGTAGCTGATCTGGATGCTGAATGTGCACGTTACGAAGCAAAGATCAAAGAATGCGGCGGTATCGACCTGTTCTTAGGTGGTATTGGCCCTGATGGACACATCGCATTCAACGAACCGGGTTCATCTCTTACTTCACGTACTCGTATCAAGACTTTGACAACAGATACAATCATTGCAAACTCTCGTTTCTTTGAAAACGACGTGAATAAAGTGCCTAAGACTGCATTGACAGTTGGTGTGGGAACAGTGCTTTCAGCAAAAGAAGTGCTGATTATTGTAAACGGTCACAACAAGGCTCGTGCATTGTATCACGCAGTTGAAGGTTCTATCACTCAGATGTGGACTATCAGCGCTCTTCAGCTTCACGAAAAGGGTATTGTTGTTTGTGACGATGCTGCTGCTGATGAACTGAAGGTGGGTACTTACCGTTACTTCAAGGATATCGAAGCTGATAACCTCGATCCTGAAACTTTGCTGAAGTAATCACTTCTTATCAAAAATAGTGAAAGCCCCGCTGATAAACCTCATGGTATCAGCGGGGCTTCCTTTATTTATTCTTTCGAACGGGCTGTTTCTTACGAAATATGTATCACACCTCTTCCAGGATTCCTTTTCCCTGACGCGTAATTTCTGCTTCGCCCGATGTGCAGTCTACAATGGTTGATGGTTCAATGCCTCCTATGCCTCCGTCAATTACCAAGTCTACCATACTGCCAAACTTCTCGTAAATCAGTTCGGGGGTAGTGAGGTATTCTATATCTTCTTTCTCATTCCAGGGAATGGTGGTTGTTAATATAGGAGCTTCCAGTTGTCTGCAAATTTCCCGGATAATTGCATTGTCGGGAACACGGATACCTACTTCTTTCCTGTTTTTGAAAATCTTAGGAAGACGGCTGCCAGCCATCAGAATGAAAGTAAATGCTCCCGGCAGGTTTCGTTTCATGAGTTTAAAGATGGAGTTTTCCACTTTGGCATATTCGCTGATATTGCTCAGGTCGTAGCAGATAATGGAGAGACTCTTCTTCTTAGGGTCGATATCTTTGATGCGGCAGATGTTTTCAACCGCGCGCACCTGCAGGGCATGGCATCCGATGGCATACACCGTGTCGGTGGGGTAGATTACCACCCCTCCGTCACGAAGTACCTGAACAATCTGTTCAATATCCTTCGGGCTATTATTCTTTTCGTATAATTTGATCAGCATTTTAGCATAATATTATTCACCCTTTGCTTTTTCAATCAGCTTATCGCCCTGTGCTTCGGCTTCCTTCACCAGTTTATCCGATTGCTTCTGGGCTTCCTTCACCAGTTGTTCGCCGGCTTTCTGCGCAGCCAACTTCTTCAGGATGTTAC
The Bacteroides sedimenti genome window above contains:
- a CDS encoding FprA family A-type flavoprotein, which gives rise to MQHKNIIKGKVHYVGVNDRNKHLFEGMWPLPYGVSYNSYLIDDELVALIDTVDVCYFETYLRKIKSIIGDRPINYLIINHMEPDHSGSIRLIKQHYPDIVIVGNKQTFGMIEGFYGVTGEQYLVKDEDYLALGHHKLKFYMTPMVHWPETMMTFDETDGILFSGDGFGTFGTLDGGFIDSRMNVDKFWDEMIRYYSNIVGKYGSPVQKALQKLRGLNISAICSTHGPVWMENICKVIDLYDKLSRYEAEEGVVIVYGSMYGNTEQMAETIASELSACGIKNIVMHNVSKSNPSYILTDVFKYKGLIIGSPTYSNQLFPEIESILSKIEVRDVKGRYLGYFGSFCWAGAAVKRLAEYAEKSKFEIVGDPVEMKQSMKDITYTQCENLAKAMADRLKKDRI
- the nagB gene encoding glucosamine-6-phosphate deaminase; protein product: MRLIIQPDYQKISQWAANYVAAKINKACPTAEKPFVLGLPTGSSPLGMYKALIDLYKKGVVSFKNVVTFNMDEYVGLPKEHPESYHSFMWNNFFNHIDIVASNVNILNGNVADLDAECARYEAKIKECGGIDLFLGGIGPDGHIAFNEPGSSLTSRTRIKTLTTDTIIANSRFFENDVNKVPKTALTVGVGTVLSAKEVLIIVNGHNKARALYHAVEGSITQMWTISALQLHEKGIVVCDDAAADELKVGTYRYFKDIEADNLDPETLLK
- a CDS encoding L-threonylcarbamoyladenylate synthase gives rise to the protein MLIKLYEKNNSPKDIEQIVQVLRDGGVVIYPTDTVYAIGCHALQVRAVENICRIKDIDPKKKSLSIICYDLSNISEYAKVENSIFKLMKRNLPGAFTFILMAGSRLPKIFKNRKEVGIRVPDNAIIREICRQLEAPILTTTIPWNEKEDIEYLTTPELIYEKFGSMVDLVIDGGIGGIEPSTIVDCTSGEAEITRQGKGILEEV